A region of Shewanella psychromarinicola DNA encodes the following proteins:
- a CDS encoding D-alanine--D-alanine ligase has translation MPKVNLLLLCGGGGAEHDISLMSARFFESSLAKSDKFSVLKLVLDKRGHYHTEDGKSCDLTNRREIRFEDDRSPIWPVDYVIPCIHGFPGETGDIQSYFNLIQLPYFGCESEASSNCFNKVTAKMWFSALGVPNTPYIFLHQLNADAIKQTEAAFDNWGSVFVKAASQGSSVGCYKVDVKADIANVLQDAFRYAPYVVVEQTIHARELEVAVYEYQGNVVATLPGEIICNTNTFYSFEEKYAKNSQARTDVVADNLSPEISQQIRDYAVKAFKGMKLRHLSRIDFFLTQDNQILLNEINTFPGLTPISMFPKMLQNHGHDFTEYLIDAIGQQLDLT, from the coding sequence ATGCCAAAAGTCAATCTGCTGTTATTATGCGGCGGTGGCGGTGCTGAACATGATATTTCGCTGATGTCGGCCCGTTTTTTTGAGTCATCTCTGGCTAAGTCAGATAAATTTTCAGTACTTAAATTAGTACTCGACAAGCGCGGACATTATCATACAGAAGACGGTAAATCATGCGATTTAACCAACCGTCGTGAAATCCGTTTTGAAGATGACCGATCCCCAATATGGCCTGTTGATTATGTTATTCCGTGCATTCATGGTTTTCCCGGTGAGACAGGCGATATCCAATCTTACTTTAATTTAATCCAACTGCCCTACTTTGGTTGTGAGTCAGAAGCATCGAGCAACTGTTTTAATAAAGTCACCGCAAAAATGTGGTTTTCGGCCTTAGGCGTCCCTAATACGCCATACATTTTCTTACACCAATTAAATGCTGATGCGATTAAACAAACCGAAGCGGCATTTGACAATTGGGGCTCGGTATTCGTGAAAGCGGCCTCGCAAGGTTCATCGGTCGGTTGCTATAAAGTCGATGTGAAAGCTGATATTGCCAACGTGCTACAAGACGCGTTTCGTTATGCCCCTTATGTCGTGGTTGAACAAACGATCCATGCGCGTGAATTAGAAGTGGCCGTTTATGAGTACCAAGGTAATGTGGTGGCAACCTTGCCTGGGGAGATTATTTGTAATACCAATACTTTTTATTCGTTTGAAGAAAAGTACGCCAAAAATAGTCAAGCTCGTACCGACGTAGTGGCAGATAACCTCAGCCCTGAAATCAGTCAGCAAATTCGTGACTATGCGGTAAAAGCATTTAAAGGAATGAAATTACGTCACTTATCGCGCATCGATTTCTTTTTAACCCAAGATAATCAAATCCTCCTAAATGAAATCAATACTTTTCCAGGATTAACACCTATTTCAATGTTCCCGAAAATGTTGCAAAACCATGGTCACGATTTCACTGAATATTTAATTGATGCGATTGGACAACAGCTTGATTTAACGTAA
- a CDS encoding YkgJ family cysteine cluster protein: MPTNIITMFPESADKSATPLAINSAEQPVAVTCSTCQACCCRLEVMLITETGVPDEYIDNDSWGGEVMLRLDDGWCAALDRDTMMCSIYEKRPLICREFEMADYECIIERKKYLPE; this comes from the coding sequence ATGCCCACCAATATCATTACTATGTTCCCTGAGTCGGCCGATAAGTCAGCGACTCCCCTAGCAATAAACTCTGCAGAACAGCCCGTAGCGGTGACGTGTTCAACTTGCCAAGCCTGTTGCTGCCGTCTTGAAGTAATGCTGATTACTGAAACAGGGGTGCCTGATGAGTATATCGATAACGATTCTTGGGGTGGAGAAGTGATGCTGCGGCTCGATGATGGTTGGTGCGCGGCGTTAGACCGAGACACTATGATGTGTTCGATTTACGAAAAGCGTCCGTTAATATGCCGTGAGTTTGAAATGGCTGATTATGAATGTATTATTGAGCGTAAGAAATATTTACCAGAATAA
- a CDS encoding penicillin-binding protein: protein MSEKMNGPALNALKIAFTYMPKSIEVTKYEYGDDYKKILDHIETVRGMLLINDVDPEEVYGEINPESTPNSSY, encoded by the coding sequence ATGAGTGAAAAAATGAATGGACCTGCTTTAAACGCATTGAAAATTGCGTTTACCTACATGCCTAAATCAATTGAAGTCACTAAATATGAGTATGGTGATGATTACAAAAAGATATTAGATCACATTGAAACCGTTAGGGGAATGTTATTGATTAATGATGTTGATCCTGAAGAGGTTTACGGTGAAATCAACCCTGAGAGCACGCCCAATTCATCATATTGA
- a CDS encoding DUF885 domain-containing protein produces the protein MAFKDPKTLTSLGFLESVGITGHNAHLDNVDPANDQVMFDELVEFRKGLMQYQNVDLDENQQLSKDVALYLLDMLDEFKKYQYHNYPANQMFGIQSAFPSFMESTHQVNTLEDAHNYLSRLGEVNRKFGQYLLGLKKREQMGIIPPRFVIDRVLDEMRGFIATPATDNILYTSLQTKMDKAEDISDEDKKTILAQTDVAIRDAVYPAYDLFIDYFDTLKTKAGTDDGYWRLPDGDKAYKLALRFFTTTDYSADYIHDLGLSEVARIHLEMMAIFDAEGVDVSNGYLAAMNEFSARPEFYYDDSDAGRAQILKDYQTILDEVDQGLGETFNIRPKAGMEVVRIPEFKEKTAPGAYYQGPSLDGTRPGRFFANLYDIKTTPKYGMRTLAYHEGIPGHHFQVSIAMELEGMPLIRRFAPFTAYIEGWALYAERLAYEQGFQKKPADNIGRLTDELLRAVRLVVDTGLHHKKWTREQAIEYMANNTGRAERDVVSEIERYIVMPGQATSYKVGMMKILELRQKSKDSLGDKFDLREFHDAVLKNGAMPLDLLERVIDSYIAAKQAETT, from the coding sequence ATGGCCTTTAAAGACCCAAAAACATTAACGTCATTAGGCTTTCTTGAGTCAGTAGGAATAACAGGTCATAACGCTCACTTAGATAATGTTGACCCCGCCAACGATCAAGTTATGTTTGATGAATTGGTCGAGTTTCGTAAGGGGTTAATGCAATATCAAAATGTTGATTTAGATGAAAATCAACAACTGTCGAAAGACGTGGCCTTGTATTTATTAGATATGTTGGATGAGTTCAAAAAATATCAATATCATAATTATCCCGCTAACCAAATGTTTGGTATTCAAAGCGCTTTTCCAAGCTTTATGGAATCGACTCACCAAGTGAATACTCTAGAAGATGCGCACAATTATTTGTCACGATTAGGAGAAGTTAATCGCAAGTTTGGTCAATATTTATTGGGGCTTAAGAAACGCGAACAAATGGGCATCATTCCTCCACGTTTTGTTATTGATCGCGTGTTAGATGAAATGCGCGGTTTTATCGCTACTCCTGCCACAGACAATATTCTGTATACCTCATTACAAACCAAAATGGATAAAGCTGAGGACATCAGTGACGAAGATAAAAAAACTATTTTAGCCCAAACCGATGTCGCTATTCGTGATGCGGTATACCCAGCTTATGACCTGTTTATTGATTACTTTGATACCTTAAAAACGAAAGCCGGTACTGACGATGGTTACTGGCGTTTGCCTGATGGTGATAAAGCGTACAAATTAGCATTGCGATTTTTTACCACTACAGATTACAGCGCAGATTATATTCATGACTTGGGCTTGTCTGAGGTGGCGCGTATTCACCTAGAAATGATGGCCATTTTTGACGCTGAAGGTGTTGATGTTTCAAATGGATATTTGGCGGCAATGAATGAGTTTTCTGCCAGACCAGAGTTTTATTATGACGATTCAGATGCAGGCCGCGCACAAATTCTAAAAGATTATCAAACAATATTAGATGAAGTTGACCAAGGATTAGGTGAGACATTTAATATTCGCCCTAAAGCGGGAATGGAAGTGGTCCGTATTCCTGAATTTAAAGAGAAAACAGCACCAGGTGCGTATTACCAAGGTCCATCATTGGATGGTACTCGTCCAGGACGCTTCTTCGCTAATTTGTACGATATCAAAACAACGCCTAAATACGGCATGAGAACCTTAGCCTATCATGAGGGGATCCCGGGGCATCATTTTCAAGTTTCTATTGCGATGGAACTGGAAGGTATGCCACTTATTCGACGTTTTGCCCCTTTTACAGCCTACATCGAAGGTTGGGCTCTTTATGCTGAACGCTTAGCCTATGAGCAAGGGTTTCAAAAAAAACCTGCAGATAATATTGGTCGTCTTACGGATGAGTTACTGCGAGCAGTAAGGTTAGTTGTCGATACAGGGCTTCACCATAAAAAGTGGACCCGAGAGCAGGCTATCGAGTATATGGCCAATAATACCGGCCGTGCTGAGCGCGATGTGGTGTCTGAAATTGAGCGCTATATTGTAATGCCGGGTCAGGCGACATCTTATAAAGTGGGTATGATGAAAATTTTAGAGCTGCGTCAAAAGTCAAAAGACAGCTTAGGCGATAAGTTTGATCTACGCGAGTTTCATGATGCAGTCTTAAAAAATGGCGCGATGCCTCTGGACTTACTTGAGCGGGTTATCGACAGTTATATTGCGGCCAAGCAAGCAGAAACGACATAA
- a CDS encoding cytochrome c3 family protein, translating into MFAKLFEQLKLVWKVLRRPSVHYSLGFLTIGGFIAGVIFWGGFNTALELSNSEQFCISCHEMENNVYKELQSTIHFTNRSGVRATCPDCHVPHNWTDKIARKMQASKEVWGTIFGTINTREKFEGKRRELAEHEWKRLKANDSLECRNCHNFDYMDFTRQSTRASQMHSTSLASGEKTCIDCHKGIAHELPDMAGVEGF; encoded by the coding sequence ATGTTTGCAAAACTGTTTGAGCAACTAAAACTGGTGTGGAAAGTATTGCGTCGTCCGAGTGTCCATTACAGTTTAGGCTTTTTGACTATCGGCGGGTTTATCGCTGGAGTAATTTTTTGGGGTGGATTTAACACTGCTTTAGAACTCTCCAACAGTGAGCAATTCTGTATTAGTTGCCATGAGATGGAAAATAACGTCTATAAAGAGTTACAAAGCACCATTCACTTTACTAACCGCAGTGGGGTACGTGCAACGTGTCCAGATTGTCATGTACCACATAACTGGACCGATAAAATTGCCCGTAAAATGCAAGCGTCTAAGGAAGTGTGGGGTACAATATTTGGTACGATTAACACGCGTGAAAAGTTTGAAGGTAAGCGTCGCGAGTTGGCTGAGCATGAATGGAAACGCCTTAAAGCCAATGATTCGTTAGAGTGTCGAAACTGTCATAACTTCGATTATATGGATTTCACTCGTCAGTCTACGCGTGCATCACAAATGCATTCAACGTCTCTGGCTAGCGGTGAAAAAACCTGTATCGACTGTCATAAGGGGATTGCACACGAATTACCTGATATGGCGGGTGTAGAAGGGTTCTAA
- the napA gene encoding nitrate reductase catalytic subunit NapA, protein MNRRDFMKANAAIAAASVAGLALPTSASNLITSSEQTKLEWNKAPCRFCGTGCSVMVATRDGKVVATHGDAKSEVNRGLNCIKGYFLSKIMYGRDRLQTPMLRMTDGKYDKHGEFTPITWEKAFDTMAERWKATIKAKGPTAVGMFGSGQWTVWEGYAAVKLMKAGFGSNNIDPNARHCMASAVGGFMRTFGIDEPMGCYDDMEAADAFVLWGSNMAEMHPILWTRITDRRLSAPHVKVAVLSTFEHRSFDLSDLSIVFTPQTDLAMLNFIANYIIQHDKVNKDFVKKHVNFRKGTTDIGYGLRPTHPLEMKAKNVATAGDSTPMTFDEFAKYVADYDVESVSKLSGVPEHKLIELAELYADPNRKVTSFWTMGFNQHTRGVWCNNLIYNIHLLVGKISTPGNSPFSLTGQPSACGTAREVGTFSHRLPADMVVTNPEHRKRAEEIWHIPSGIIPPKPGYHAVEQNRRLKDGDLNCYWVQVNNNIQAGANINEEGLPGYRNPENFIVVSDAYPTVTTQAADLILPTAMWVEKEGAYGNAERRTQFWHQMVKAPGESQSDLWQLMEFSKRFTTDEVWPADVLAANPSFKGKTLYEVLYQNGNVDKFPLADADPKYLNDEAKHFGFYVQKGLFEEYATFGRGHGHDLADFDVYHKEHGLRWPVVDGKETKWRFREGSDPYVKAGSDYEFYGKPDGRAVIFALPYEPAAESPDEEYDIWLSTGRVLEHWHSGSMTQRVPELYKAFPDAVCFMHPDDAKKRGLRRGDEIRVISRRGEIKTRIETRGRNKPPVGLVFVPWFDASQLINKVTLDATDPLSKQTDFKKCAVKIVKA, encoded by the coding sequence ATGAATAGACGCGATTTTATGAAAGCCAATGCCGCTATCGCAGCGGCAAGTGTTGCGGGCTTAGCGTTACCAACGAGTGCAAGTAACCTAATCACTAGCTCTGAGCAAACCAAATTAGAATGGAACAAAGCCCCTTGTCGTTTTTGTGGCACAGGTTGTTCCGTCATGGTTGCCACTCGCGATGGTAAAGTCGTTGCCACTCATGGCGATGCAAAAAGTGAAGTTAACCGCGGCTTAAACTGCATTAAAGGTTATTTCCTGTCTAAAATTATGTATGGACGTGATCGTCTGCAAACGCCAATGTTACGTATGACGGACGGCAAGTATGACAAACATGGTGAATTTACTCCTATTACATGGGAGAAAGCATTCGATACTATGGCTGAACGCTGGAAAGCCACCATAAAAGCCAAAGGCCCAACAGCGGTTGGTATGTTTGGTTCTGGTCAGTGGACTGTGTGGGAAGGCTATGCCGCGGTTAAGCTAATGAAAGCCGGTTTTGGCTCGAACAATATCGATCCTAACGCTCGTCACTGTATGGCATCTGCGGTCGGTGGCTTTATGCGCACCTTCGGTATTGATGAGCCAATGGGTTGCTATGATGATATGGAAGCGGCCGATGCGTTTGTGCTTTGGGGCTCAAACATGGCAGAAATGCATCCTATTTTATGGACTCGTATAACTGATCGTCGTTTAAGTGCGCCACACGTTAAGGTGGCGGTATTGTCTACCTTTGAACATCGTTCATTTGATCTTTCTGATTTATCCATAGTGTTCACCCCACAAACCGATTTGGCGATGCTTAACTTTATTGCCAATTACATTATTCAACATGACAAAGTCAATAAAGATTTCGTTAAAAAGCATGTGAATTTCCGCAAGGGAACTACCGACATTGGTTATGGTTTGCGTCCTACACACCCTTTAGAAATGAAGGCCAAAAACGTGGCGACGGCAGGTGATTCTACGCCGATGACTTTTGACGAATTTGCCAAATATGTTGCCGATTACGATGTTGAGTCAGTCAGTAAGTTATCGGGTGTACCAGAACATAAGCTCATCGAATTGGCTGAGCTTTATGCTGATCCTAACCGTAAAGTCACCTCATTCTGGACCATGGGCTTTAACCAACATACTCGTGGTGTGTGGTGTAATAACCTGATTTATAATATTCACTTGCTAGTGGGTAAAATTTCGACTCCAGGTAACAGCCCATTCTCATTGACAGGTCAACCCTCTGCTTGTGGTACCGCGCGTGAAGTGGGCACATTCTCACATCGTTTACCTGCAGACATGGTAGTGACTAACCCTGAGCACAGAAAGCGTGCCGAAGAGATTTGGCATATTCCAAGTGGCATTATACCGCCTAAACCGGGTTATCATGCGGTTGAGCAGAACCGTCGCTTAAAAGACGGCGATCTCAATTGCTACTGGGTTCAAGTGAACAACAATATCCAAGCGGGCGCCAATATTAACGAAGAAGGCTTGCCGGGTTATCGTAATCCAGAAAACTTTATCGTGGTGTCTGATGCGTATCCAACCGTCACCACTCAAGCTGCCGATTTGATTTTACCTACAGCCATGTGGGTCGAAAAAGAAGGTGCCTATGGTAACGCTGAACGTCGTACCCAGTTCTGGCATCAAATGGTCAAGGCCCCAGGTGAGTCACAGTCAGACTTATGGCAGTTAATGGAGTTTTCAAAGCGCTTCACTACTGACGAAGTATGGCCAGCTGACGTGTTAGCGGCTAACCCTTCATTTAAAGGTAAAACCTTATATGAAGTGCTTTATCAAAATGGCAACGTTGATAAATTCCCATTAGCCGACGCTGACCCTAAGTATTTGAATGATGAAGCTAAGCACTTTGGTTTTTATGTCCAAAAAGGCTTGTTCGAAGAATACGCTACCTTTGGCCGTGGCCATGGTCACGATTTAGCTGACTTTGATGTGTACCACAAAGAGCATGGTTTACGTTGGCCGGTCGTCGATGGCAAAGAAACTAAATGGCGTTTCCGTGAAGGTTCTGATCCTTATGTTAAAGCCGGTAGCGACTATGAGTTTTATGGTAAGCCTGATGGCCGTGCGGTTATCTTCGCATTACCTTACGAACCTGCTGCCGAGTCGCCAGATGAAGAATACGATATTTGGTTGTCTACCGGTCGTGTGCTTGAACATTGGCATTCAGGTTCGATGACTCAACGTGTCCCTGAGCTTTATAAAGCCTTCCCTGATGCGGTGTGTTTTATGCATCCAGATGATGCTAAAAAGCGTGGTTTACGCCGTGGTGATGAAATTAGAGTGATATCTCGTCGTGGTGAGATTAAAACCCGTATTGAAACCCGTGGACGTAATAAGCCGCCAGTTGGCTTAGTATTTGTACCTTGGTTTGATGCCAGCCAACTCATTAATAAAGTAACGTTAGATGCGACAGATCCACTGTCAAAACAAACAGACTTTAAAAAATGTGCCGTAAAAATTGTTAAGGCTTAA
- a CDS encoding chaperone NapD produces MSNELHVTSLIVQVHPDKMADVRQQIMAIENAELSANNDVKLVVVVEGPSQRSLMDDISTINAIPGVLTATMVYHQSEELEEGEV; encoded by the coding sequence ATGAGCAATGAACTGCACGTAACCAGCCTAATTGTCCAAGTACACCCAGATAAAATGGCTGACGTAAGACAGCAAATTATGGCGATCGAGAATGCTGAGTTATCAGCCAATAATGACGTTAAATTAGTCGTCGTCGTTGAAGGCCCGAGCCAAAGATCCTTGATGGATGATATATCAACGATTAATGCTATTCCGGGTGTGTTGACTGCCACCATGGTGTATCACCAAAGTGAAGAGCTTGAAGAAGGTGAAGTATGA
- a CDS encoding excinuclease codes for MKNTLAAITLALCLIPATSFARDDIGNYSVTDALSTEQANNKLGTDISFYFGDQVYGEPQQQFGEFSTSKKTNAFNKSDLEACHWVFLSAMITLKERAIREGGNAVIEIKSNYKNNLTSSNDTFQCGAGTFVAGVALTGKVVKL; via the coding sequence ATGAAAAACACGCTAGCGGCCATCACACTGGCACTTTGCTTAATTCCAGCCACCTCTTTTGCCCGCGATGATATTGGTAATTACTCTGTCACCGATGCATTAAGCACAGAGCAAGCAAATAATAAACTTGGCACAGATATAAGCTTTTATTTTGGCGATCAAGTTTATGGCGAACCTCAGCAACAATTTGGTGAGTTCAGTACTAGCAAAAAAACTAATGCCTTTAATAAATCAGATCTTGAAGCCTGCCATTGGGTATTTTTATCGGCAATGATTACGCTCAAAGAGCGTGCAATTAGAGAGGGCGGTAATGCTGTCATTGAAATAAAATCTAATTATAAAAACAATCTGACTAGCAGCAATGACACTTTCCAATGCGGTGCAGGCACTTTCGTTGCTGGCGTTGCACTGACTGGAAAAGTGGTCAAATTATAA
- a CDS encoding periplasmic nitrate reductase, NapE protein, with protein MSNDTESKKGLELKIFIFLTVFLAPILSVLLVSALGFSIWFSQILTGPPGAG; from the coding sequence ATGAGTAATGATACCGAAAGCAAAAAGGGTCTGGAGTTAAAGATTTTTATCTTTTTGACTGTTTTTTTAGCCCCCATTTTATCTGTGTTACTGGTTAGCGCACTTGGATTTAGCATCTGGTTTAGCCAAATTTTAACCGGGCCGCCAGGCGCGGGTTAA
- a CDS encoding sodium:calcium antiporter — translation MIVDPGSWSLAVVVTAFAGITTIIGWFGIKMTKTARDLAHNTGLGEALMGAVFIGASTSLSGITTSVSAAAAGYAELAVSNGLGGIAAQTVFLALADIAYKRANLEHAAASAENLFMSAFLLTLLSIHALALSFPTISFFAVHPATVIVIFAYIFGVHLLARMHHMPMWFPRKTADTASEPAGHRYRSRYLWRLWLQFIGYAAIVALAGWGLAQLAIPLGDKTGLSHSIVGGVFTAVSTSVPELVVAITAVRMGAPNLAVGDIIGGNAFDTLFIAASDLAYREGSIYAAISSAEQFWLANSMLMTCVLIMGLIYRERHGLGNIGLESVILLMLYFGGIATLFVSP, via the coding sequence ATGATAGTCGACCCAGGCAGCTGGTCGCTGGCGGTTGTTGTGACAGCCTTCGCTGGCATCACAACTATCATCGGTTGGTTTGGTATCAAGATGACTAAAACCGCACGCGACCTTGCCCACAATACGGGCTTAGGTGAAGCACTTATGGGAGCGGTTTTCATTGGTGCATCAACATCGCTGTCTGGGATCACGACTTCCGTTTCAGCCGCTGCCGCGGGATACGCGGAACTGGCAGTAAGCAACGGCTTAGGAGGCATAGCGGCACAAACCGTGTTTCTTGCTTTAGCTGATATTGCATACAAGCGCGCGAACCTGGAGCACGCAGCTGCATCCGCTGAAAATCTATTCATGTCAGCCTTTCTTCTGACCTTACTAAGCATCCATGCGCTAGCGTTATCTTTCCCGACTATCAGCTTCTTCGCCGTCCATCCGGCGACGGTGATTGTGATCTTTGCATATATTTTTGGTGTTCATCTGCTGGCCCGTATGCACCACATGCCGATGTGGTTTCCGAGAAAGACGGCCGACACTGCATCAGAACCAGCGGGTCACCGCTATCGCAGCCGTTACCTTTGGAGGCTCTGGCTACAATTTATCGGCTATGCGGCTATTGTCGCCTTGGCTGGTTGGGGTCTCGCGCAACTTGCAATACCTCTTGGGGATAAAACGGGTTTGTCACACAGCATTGTCGGCGGAGTGTTTACGGCCGTCTCTACGTCAGTTCCTGAACTCGTTGTCGCCATCACCGCGGTTAGGATGGGCGCGCCAAACTTGGCTGTCGGTGATATTATCGGCGGCAATGCATTTGACACGCTATTCATCGCAGCATCGGATTTAGCCTATAGAGAAGGCTCTATTTATGCTGCCATTTCGAGCGCCGAGCAATTCTGGCTCGCCAACTCGATGCTGATGACATGTGTGCTTATCATGGGATTGATCTATCGTGAGCGCCACGGGCTAGGGAACATTGGTTTGGAAAGTGTTATTTTGCTGATGTTGTATTTCGGAGGGATAGCTACTTTATTTGTATCCCCGTAG
- a CDS encoding nitrate reductase cytochrome c-type subunit, with protein MKTGKLLSIIALLGFSVSVMATSVPEDKIDTLRLAPINIEPTPPAMQKVVNNDVKQVRSYPMQPPIIPHKIDGYQIDLKVNKCLQCHSRTSGSPAPMVSVTHYMDRDNNFLTNLSPRRYFCTQCHAPQLDAKLLVENDFIDIEQLIKAKAAVKH; from the coding sequence ATGAAAACAGGTAAATTATTATCGATTATCGCGTTATTAGGTTTCTCTGTAAGTGTAATGGCTACCAGCGTACCTGAAGACAAAATCGACACATTACGTTTAGCACCAATCAATATCGAACCGACACCACCTGCGATGCAAAAGGTGGTCAATAACGATGTTAAGCAGGTACGTAGTTATCCGATGCAACCACCGATTATCCCACATAAAATTGATGGTTATCAAATTGATCTTAAAGTGAATAAGTGTCTCCAGTGTCATTCTCGTACCAGTGGCTCACCCGCGCCAATGGTCAGTGTGACTCACTATATGGATCGGGATAATAACTTCTTAACTAATCTATCACCACGGCGTTATTTCTGTACTCAATGTCATGCACCGCAATTAGATGCCAAGTTACTAGTTGAAAATGACTTTATCGATATTGAACAATTAATTAAAGCGAAAGCCGCGGTTAAGCATTAG